In Halorubrum sp. PV6, a single window of DNA contains:
- a CDS encoding NAD+ synthase, with protein MSQTSDQSVLLSDDPPLDLRLSEAELAATRERIVSFIRDIVDDAGAEGAVLGLSGGIDSTVTAHLAVEALGKDGLHGITMPSEVNDPEMMSDAERVAEDLGIEYDVVEIQPIAESFFDAVPEAADDRMAAGNVYVRTRAVVNYFVANAENRVVLGTGNRAEAMTGYYTKYGDQAVDCNPIGNLYKQQVRQLAAHVGVPRDLVMQEPTAGMWEGQTDAEEMGLDYDTVDAILAVHVDGGLSRSATVRELGVPEAAVERVADLHERSAHKRAMPPAPDR; from the coding sequence ATGAGCCAGACCTCGGACCAGTCGGTGTTGCTGTCGGACGACCCCCCGCTCGACCTCCGCCTCTCGGAGGCGGAGCTGGCGGCGACCCGCGAGCGGATCGTCTCCTTTATTCGTGACATCGTCGACGACGCGGGCGCCGAGGGGGCGGTCCTCGGGCTGTCGGGCGGGATCGACTCGACCGTGACCGCCCACCTCGCCGTCGAGGCGCTCGGGAAAGACGGGCTTCACGGGATCACGATGCCGTCCGAAGTGAACGATCCGGAGATGATGAGCGACGCGGAGCGCGTCGCCGAGGACCTCGGAATCGAGTACGACGTAGTCGAGATCCAGCCGATAGCGGAGTCGTTCTTCGACGCGGTCCCCGAGGCCGCGGACGACCGCATGGCGGCCGGCAACGTCTACGTCCGCACTCGCGCGGTAGTGAACTACTTCGTCGCCAACGCGGAGAACCGGGTCGTGTTGGGGACCGGGAACCGCGCGGAGGCGATGACGGGCTACTACACCAAATACGGCGACCAGGCGGTCGACTGCAACCCCATCGGCAACCTGTACAAACAGCAGGTCCGCCAGTTGGCCGCCCACGTCGGCGTCCCCCGCGATTTGGTGATGCAGGAGCCGACCGCGGGCATGTGGGAGGGACAGACCGACGCCGAGGAGATGGGCCTCGACTACGACACCGTCGACGCCATCCTCGCGGTCCACGTCGACGGCGGGCTCTCGCGGTCGGCGACGGTCCGGGAGCTCGGCGTGCCGGAAGCGGCGGTCGAGCGCGTCGCGGATCTGCACGAGCGCAGCGCTCACAAGCGCGCGATGCCGCCCGCGCCCGACCGATAA
- a CDS encoding NUDIX hydrolase, which yields MSDDLRDLPAFDDGRSHSLPGEPEWPVLEVAVEYDAGWFVGGYDRVEQPDGTEKKYYWAELSPATVVIAVADDQVLFVEQYRPTVRNTQLELPAGIVEPGESYTAAGARELAEETGFDPASTVLLQEVWCSTGVLRHKRGYVFAEGLEPVSVDHDSNEFLVPRTVPIDEALAVAREPPTNDATLEGLLLAEAEGYL from the coding sequence GTGAGCGACGACCTCCGCGACCTGCCGGCGTTCGACGACGGGCGGTCGCACTCGCTGCCCGGCGAGCCGGAGTGGCCGGTCTTAGAGGTCGCGGTGGAGTACGACGCCGGCTGGTTCGTCGGCGGGTACGACCGCGTCGAACAGCCGGACGGGACCGAAAAGAAGTACTACTGGGCGGAGCTGTCGCCCGCGACCGTGGTGATCGCGGTCGCCGACGATCAGGTGCTGTTCGTCGAGCAGTACCGGCCGACCGTACGCAACACCCAACTGGAGCTTCCGGCGGGGATCGTCGAGCCCGGCGAGTCGTACACCGCCGCCGGGGCTCGGGAGCTCGCCGAAGAGACCGGCTTCGACCCGGCGTCGACCGTGCTCTTACAGGAGGTGTGGTGTTCGACGGGCGTGTTGCGCCACAAGCGCGGCTACGTGTTCGCCGAGGGGTTAGAGCCGGTCAGCGTCGACCACGACAGCAACGAGTTCCTCGTGCCGCGGACGGTCCCGATCGACGAGGCGCTGGCGGTCGCTCGGGAGCCGCCGACGAACGACGCCACGCTGGAGGGGTTGCTGTTGGCCGAGGCGGAAGGGTATTTATAA
- a CDS encoding DUF5787 family protein: MEFRFELALCAALESPDRVVSRQLGAGIENPGGRIVDVCVMTPGPAFDRRAAITADRIPDPAIEAAVGPGEAVPLTEAFDLPPDRAEAVADHAAAVGYLERERRDGRPVVRATARYPDDWVGSLTAVENKPDLGSPGDLAAQLRYDAALGLFDHVVLATASYVTRAHLNRIPDVVGVWRFDPDTGDREVVREPTRLAPDAPGVEIRDERALRTDVALVTADAKARKRRRIAERAYGKGWRPDPPACAHATTTADGRPYCEQFERVVNPGRDCGQACEAFEPADPPATDRDALRDERTAWVATPDGAGPRRQSGLSRFR; encoded by the coding sequence ATGGAGTTCCGGTTCGAGTTGGCGCTGTGTGCCGCGCTCGAATCGCCGGACCGCGTCGTTTCCCGACAGCTCGGCGCTGGCATCGAGAACCCCGGCGGCCGGATCGTCGACGTCTGCGTGATGACGCCCGGCCCGGCGTTCGACCGGCGCGCGGCGATCACGGCCGACCGGATCCCCGACCCAGCCATCGAGGCCGCCGTTGGTCCCGGCGAGGCGGTCCCGCTCACGGAGGCGTTCGACCTGCCGCCCGACCGCGCCGAGGCGGTCGCCGACCACGCGGCCGCGGTCGGGTATCTCGAACGCGAGCGTCGCGACGGGCGGCCGGTCGTGCGCGCGACCGCCCGGTACCCCGACGACTGGGTCGGGTCGCTCACCGCCGTCGAGAACAAGCCGGACCTCGGTTCGCCCGGCGATCTGGCGGCGCAACTGCGGTACGACGCCGCGCTCGGCCTGTTCGACCACGTCGTCCTCGCGACGGCCTCGTACGTCACCCGCGCGCACCTCAACCGGATCCCCGACGTGGTCGGCGTCTGGCGGTTCGACCCCGACACGGGCGACCGCGAGGTCGTCCGCGAGCCGACCCGCCTCGCGCCCGACGCGCCCGGCGTCGAGATTCGCGACGAGCGCGCGCTCCGAACCGACGTGGCGCTCGTCACCGCCGACGCGAAGGCGCGCAAACGCCGCCGGATCGCCGAACGCGCCTACGGGAAGGGGTGGCGACCGGACCCGCCCGCCTGCGCGCACGCGACGACGACCGCCGACGGGCGCCCCTACTGCGAACAGTTCGAGCGCGTCGTCAACCCCGGCCGCGACTGCGGCCAGGCCTGCGAGGCGTTCGAGCCCGCGGACCCGCCGGCGACCGACCGGGACGCGCTCCGCGACGAGCGCACCGCGTGGGTCGCGACGCCGGACGGCGCCGGGCCGCGTCGCCAGTCGGGCCTCTCGCGGTTCCGCTGA
- a CDS encoding cyclic nucleotide-binding/CBS domain-containing protein — protein sequence MDDIEDVFVARLMTSELYTVTPDTLVEDAAAVLLDNDISSALVVEDGALVGILTTTDFVDIVAKSQPKAETTVERYMTADPITASAQDSVSAVAATMVEHGFHHVPVVDGDEPIGIITTSDFASYVSSPEAPSP from the coding sequence ATGGACGACATCGAAGACGTGTTCGTCGCGCGCCTGATGACGAGCGAACTGTACACGGTGACGCCGGACACGCTCGTCGAGGACGCGGCGGCCGTACTGCTCGACAACGACATCAGCTCGGCGCTCGTCGTCGAGGACGGCGCGCTGGTCGGCATCCTCACGACGACCGATTTCGTCGACATCGTCGCCAAGAGCCAGCCGAAAGCCGAGACGACCGTCGAGCGATACATGACCGCGGACCCGATCACGGCGAGCGCACAGGACTCGGTGTCCGCGGTGGCCGCGACGATGGTCGAACACGGGTTCCACCACGTTCCCGTCGTCGACGGCGACGAACCGATCGGGATCATCACCACCTCCGACTTCGCGTCCTACGTCTCTTCGCCCGAAGCGCCCTCTCCGTAA
- a CDS encoding deoxyuridine 5'-triphosphate nucleotidohydrolase: MFDSGATVAAALESADADLDETQQQPNGVDLTLGAVFEQAAPGEIRRDGKRVGERTEVEPEDGAYRLEPGTYVVRYGEPVRIPEARIGFVLPRSTLLRNACTIDTAVWDAGYEGVGEGRLDVGHEISIEPGARIAQLVLAAADHEGTYDGTYQGEGRE, translated from the coding sequence ATGTTCGATTCGGGAGCGACGGTCGCGGCGGCACTCGAGAGCGCCGACGCCGACCTCGACGAGACACAGCAACAGCCGAACGGCGTCGACCTCACCCTCGGTGCCGTCTTCGAACAGGCGGCGCCGGGCGAGATCCGTCGCGACGGGAAGCGAGTCGGCGAGCGTACCGAGGTCGAGCCCGAAGACGGCGCGTATCGCTTGGAGCCGGGGACGTACGTCGTCCGGTACGGCGAGCCGGTTCGGATTCCCGAAGCGCGGATCGGCTTCGTGCTCCCGCGGTCGACGCTGCTGCGTAACGCGTGTACCATCGACACCGCCGTCTGGGACGCGGGCTACGAAGGGGTCGGCGAGGGCCGTCTCGACGTGGGCCACGAGATATCGATCGAGCCGGGCGCGCGGATCGCCCAGCTCGTGCTCGCGGCGGCCGATCACGAGGGCACCTACGACGGGACGTATCAGGGCGAGGGGCGCGAGTAG
- a CDS encoding aconitate hydratase, which produces MGQTITEKILDDHLVEGELTPGEEIGIEIDQVLTQDTTGTMVWLQFEALEMDEVQTELAAQYCDHQTYQFDFKNTDDHRFLRSAAGTYGAYFSRPGNGICHQVHKENFAAPGKTLLGSDSHTPTPGGLGELAIGAGGLDIAVAMGGGPYYVEMPEVVNVHLEGDLPEWATAKDVALHLLGELTVKGGVGKIFEYTGPGAEKLSIPERTTITNLGTELGATSSIFGTDEKTKDWLARQDREEEYVDLQPDDDAEYAETIEVDLNELEPLVAAPSMPDNVAPVSEFEGTDVEQVIVGSCTNGAYEDILPSAKMLEGREVAKQTEMIVAPGSKQASEMLAREGWTAEMMAAGVNFSEATCGACIGIGHVPASDSVSLRTFNRNFEGRSGIEDDSVFLCSPEVATAAAITGKIVDPRDLADELGDLEAPGLEMGTKYGPGMGQDDNDIIAPDEAIDDGLVKGPNIGDVPIKDGIDVDGGEALLKMEDNITTDHIIPATADILKFRSNIEKLSEFTLSRVDDTFAQRSLDADGGVLVAGENYGQGSSREHAALCPMFLGIEAVFAQSFARIHKANLFNFGIVPLAIDAETYEKIEQGDDLEIVDDVPAGVRSGQEEFTVSVNGDWEFTADLDASDRERDILAAGGKLSWVKQQHSGDSGAAPADD; this is translated from the coding sequence ATGGGACAAACGATTACAGAGAAGATCCTCGATGACCATCTCGTCGAGGGCGAGCTGACGCCCGGCGAGGAGATCGGCATCGAGATCGACCAAGTGCTGACACAGGACACCACGGGGACGATGGTGTGGCTCCAGTTCGAGGCGCTGGAGATGGACGAGGTCCAGACGGAGCTCGCCGCGCAGTACTGCGACCACCAGACGTACCAGTTCGACTTCAAAAACACCGACGACCACCGCTTCCTCCGCTCTGCGGCCGGCACGTACGGCGCGTACTTCTCCCGGCCCGGCAACGGTATCTGCCACCAGGTTCACAAGGAGAACTTCGCGGCGCCCGGTAAGACGCTGCTCGGCTCCGACTCGCACACGCCGACTCCCGGCGGCCTCGGCGAGCTCGCGATCGGCGCCGGCGGCCTCGACATCGCCGTCGCCATGGGCGGTGGCCCCTACTACGTCGAGATGCCGGAAGTCGTCAACGTCCACCTCGAAGGCGATCTCCCCGAGTGGGCGACCGCCAAGGACGTGGCGCTCCACCTGCTCGGCGAGCTGACCGTCAAGGGCGGCGTCGGGAAGATCTTCGAGTACACCGGCCCCGGCGCCGAGAAGCTCTCGATCCCCGAGCGGACCACGATCACGAACCTCGGCACCGAGCTCGGCGCCACCTCCTCGATCTTCGGCACCGACGAGAAGACGAAAGACTGGCTCGCGCGCCAGGACCGCGAGGAGGAGTACGTCGACCTTCAGCCGGACGACGACGCGGAGTACGCGGAGACCATCGAGGTCGACCTCAACGAACTCGAACCGCTCGTGGCCGCGCCTTCGATGCCCGACAACGTCGCCCCCGTCAGCGAGTTCGAGGGTACCGACGTCGAGCAGGTCATCGTCGGCTCCTGTACCAACGGCGCCTACGAGGATATCCTCCCCAGCGCGAAGATGCTGGAGGGCCGCGAGGTCGCCAAGCAGACCGAGATGATCGTCGCGCCCGGCTCGAAGCAGGCCTCCGAGATGCTGGCCCGCGAGGGCTGGACCGCGGAGATGATGGCGGCCGGCGTCAACTTCTCCGAGGCGACGTGTGGCGCGTGTATCGGTATCGGTCACGTGCCCGCCTCCGACTCCGTCTCGCTGCGTACCTTCAACCGCAACTTCGAGGGTCGCTCCGGTATCGAGGACGACTCCGTCTTCCTCTGCTCGCCCGAGGTCGCCACCGCGGCGGCCATCACGGGCAAAATCGTCGACCCCCGCGACCTCGCCGACGAACTCGGCGACCTCGAGGCGCCCGGCCTCGAGATGGGGACGAAGTACGGTCCCGGCATGGGCCAGGACGACAACGACATCATCGCGCCCGACGAGGCGATCGACGACGGTCTCGTCAAAGGCCCGAACATCGGCGACGTGCCGATCAAAGACGGGATCGACGTGGACGGCGGTGAGGCCCTCCTCAAGATGGAGGACAACATCACGACCGACCACATCATCCCGGCGACGGCGGACATCCTGAAGTTCCGCTCGAACATCGAGAAGCTCTCCGAGTTCACGCTCTCGCGCGTCGACGACACGTTCGCGCAGCGCTCGCTCGACGCCGACGGCGGCGTCCTCGTGGCCGGCGAGAACTACGGGCAGGGCTCCTCGCGCGAACACGCGGCCCTCTGTCCGATGTTCCTCGGCATCGAGGCCGTCTTCGCGCAGAGCTTCGCCCGCATCCACAAGGCGAACCTGTTCAACTTCGGCATCGTGCCCCTCGCGATCGACGCGGAGACGTACGAGAAGATCGAGCAGGGCGACGACCTCGAAATCGTCGACGACGTGCCCGCGGGCGTCCGCTCCGGGCAGGAGGAGTTCACCGTGAGCGTCAACGGCGACTGGGAGTTCACCGCCGACCTCGACGCCTCCGACCGCGAACGCGACATCCTCGCAGCGGGCGGCAAGCTCTCGTGGGTCAAACAGCAGCACTCGGGCGACTCCGGCGCGGCGCCGGCAGACGACTGA
- a CDS encoding 30S ribosomal protein S7 gives MSGEETEAPSEEDVAADEPDPDAPASSEAANENAKLFDVWDVTEIAYEDPSTKRYMTVTPIAHTMGRHASKQFKKSEISLVERMINRLMQTDENTGKKQQATRIVRDAFDIIHERTEENPVQILVTAVENAAPREETVRLKYGGISVPKAVDVAPQRRVDQALLFISDGVANTTYKSTTSAAEALANELVTAADYDPERSYSISQKEERERVAAAAR, from the coding sequence ATGAGCGGTGAGGAGACCGAGGCGCCGTCCGAGGAGGACGTCGCCGCCGACGAGCCGGACCCGGACGCGCCCGCGTCCAGCGAGGCCGCAAACGAGAACGCCAAGCTGTTCGACGTGTGGGACGTCACCGAGATCGCCTACGAGGACCCCTCGACGAAGCGATACATGACGGTGACGCCCATCGCGCACACGATGGGACGCCACGCTTCGAAGCAGTTCAAAAAGTCCGAGATCTCGCTGGTCGAGCGGATGATCAACCGCTTGATGCAGACCGACGAGAACACGGGGAAGAAACAGCAGGCGACGCGAATCGTTCGCGACGCCTTCGACATCATCCACGAGCGGACCGAGGAGAACCCGGTTCAGATTCTCGTGACGGCCGTCGAGAACGCCGCGCCGCGTGAGGAGACCGTCCGCCTGAAGTACGGTGGCATCTCCGTCCCCAAGGCGGTCGACGTCGCGCCGCAGCGCCGCGTCGATCAGGCGCTGCTTTTCATCTCCGACGGCGTCGCTAACACGACCTACAAGTCGACGACATCCGCCGCCGAGGCGCTCGCGAACGAGCTCGTCACGGCCGCGGACTACGACCCCGAGCGCTCGTACTCCATCTCACAGAAGGAAGAGCGCGAGCGCGTCGCCGCCGCGGCCCGCTAA
- a CDS encoding 30S ribosomal protein S12 produces MANGKYAARKLKQDRQKRRWSDSEYARRERGLKKKSDPLEGAPQARGIVLEKVGIEAKQPNSAIRKCVRVQLIKNGKQVTAFCPGDGAISFIDEHDEVTIAGIGGAKGRAMGDLSGVNYKVEKVNGVSMIELVRGNAEKPVR; encoded by the coding sequence ATGGCGAACGGCAAATACGCGGCCCGTAAGCTCAAACAGGACCGGCAGAAGCGCCGCTGGTCCGACTCCGAGTACGCTCGGCGAGAGCGCGGGCTCAAAAAGAAGTCCGACCCCCTCGAGGGTGCCCCGCAGGCTCGCGGCATCGTCTTAGAGAAGGTCGGAATCGAGGCAAAGCAGCCGAACTCGGCGATTCGAAAGTGTGTCCGCGTTCAGCTCATCAAGAACGGGAAGCAGGTCACCGCGTTCTGTCCCGGTGACGGCGCCATCTCGTTCATCGACGAGCACGACGAGGTCACCATCGCCGGGATCGGTGGGGCGAAGGGTCGCGCGATGGGCGACCTCTCCGGTGTCAACTACAAGGTCGAAAAGGTCAACGGTGTCTCCATGATCGAACTGGTTCGCGGCAACGCGGAGAAACCCGTCAGATGA
- a CDS encoding NusA-like transcription termination signal-binding factor, giving the protein MRVELSDEARRYIGRFDELTGVAPKDCLVEGDRLVFLVPAGEMAAAIGQAGETVKEAERRLDKSVELVEDADTPEAFVASALSPAAVNAVTVSEQNDRVAYVEVSEPDRGVAIGADGTNIETARTLARRHHDIDDIQLT; this is encoded by the coding sequence ATGCGCGTCGAGCTCTCCGACGAGGCACGGCGGTACATCGGTCGCTTCGACGAGCTGACCGGGGTCGCGCCGAAGGACTGCCTCGTGGAGGGCGACCGGCTCGTGTTTCTCGTGCCGGCCGGCGAGATGGCCGCCGCGATAGGACAGGCCGGCGAGACCGTCAAGGAGGCGGAACGGCGGCTCGATAAATCGGTCGAACTGGTCGAAGACGCGGACACGCCGGAGGCGTTCGTCGCGAGCGCGCTCTCGCCCGCGGCGGTCAACGCCGTGACCGTGTCCGAACAGAACGACCGCGTCGCGTACGTGGAGGTGTCGGAGCCGGATCGAGGCGTCGCCATCGGCGCCGACGGGACCAACATCGAGACGGCCCGGACGCTGGCACGGCGGCACCACGACATCGACGACATCCAGCTGACCTGA
- the rpoA2 gene encoding DNA-directed RNA polymerase subunit A'', with the protein MTEYDHVTDDIEAIVEATELPARLKDEVYEAIDRKAEESGEVTTEQATDIATGVENRYIETRVDPLDPVGTVSAQSIGEPGTQMTMNTFHYAGVAEIDVTQGLPRLIELVDARKTPDTPMMTVHLDGEYATDREKAHEVVWSIEATRILALGDVSTNVADMLVRIDLNDDTLLERWPTHSDPSEVAAIIAETIEDSLGVDTRQSGTVVEFGPNEPSYRELLQLVEKLREIVFKGIEEIERVVIRKEEIDGDEEFVLYTEGSAFGDTLDIEGVDASRTTCNNIHEIYRNLGVEAARETIIDETKNTLEEQGLDDVNVRHLMLVADIMTNNGEIESIGRHGISGSKDSVLARAAFEVTVNHLLDAAIHGEYDELDGVIENVIAGKPISLGTGDVDLRMGSRVVGDD; encoded by the coding sequence ATGACTGAGTACGACCACGTCACCGACGACATCGAAGCGATCGTCGAGGCGACTGAGCTGCCCGCGCGCCTCAAAGACGAGGTGTACGAGGCGATAGACCGGAAGGCCGAGGAGAGCGGCGAGGTCACCACAGAACAGGCGACCGACATCGCGACGGGCGTCGAGAACCGCTACATCGAGACGCGGGTCGACCCGTTAGACCCCGTCGGCACCGTCTCCGCGCAGTCGATCGGCGAGCCGGGAACGCAGATGACGATGAACACGTTCCACTACGCCGGCGTCGCAGAAATCGACGTGACGCAGGGGCTCCCCCGGCTCATCGAGCTGGTGGACGCCCGGAAGACGCCGGACACGCCGATGATGACGGTCCACCTCGACGGCGAGTACGCGACGGACCGCGAGAAGGCCCACGAGGTCGTCTGGTCCATCGAAGCGACGCGCATCCTCGCGCTCGGCGACGTGTCGACGAACGTCGCCGACATGCTCGTCCGGATCGACTTAAACGACGACACGCTGCTCGAACGGTGGCCGACCCACTCGGACCCCTCGGAGGTCGCCGCGATCATCGCGGAGACCATCGAGGACTCGCTGGGCGTCGACACCCGCCAGTCGGGGACCGTCGTCGAGTTCGGCCCGAACGAGCCGAGCTACCGCGAGCTGCTCCAACTCGTCGAGAAGCTCCGCGAGATTGTATTTAAAGGGATCGAGGAGATCGAACGCGTCGTCATCCGGAAAGAGGAGATCGACGGCGACGAGGAGTTCGTCCTCTACACCGAGGGGTCGGCGTTCGGCGACACCCTCGACATCGAGGGCGTCGACGCCTCGCGGACGACGTGTAACAACATCCACGAGATCTACCGCAACCTCGGGGTCGAGGCGGCCCGCGAGACGATCATCGACGAGACGAAGAACACGCTCGAAGAGCAGGGGCTCGACGACGTGAACGTCCGTCACCTGATGTTGGTCGCCGACATCATGACGAACAACGGCGAAATCGAGTCGATCGGTCGCCACGGCATCTCGGGCTCGAAGGACTCGGTGCTCGCTCGCGCCGCGTTCGAGGTGACGGTCAACCACCTGCTCGACGCCGCGATCCACGGCGAGTACGACGAGCTCGACGGCGTCATCGAGAACGTCATCGCCGGCAAACCGATCTCGCTCGGCACCGGCGACGTCGACCTCCGGATGGGGTCGCGCGTCGTGGGCGACGACTAA